From one Mesoplodon densirostris isolate mMesDen1 chromosome 19, mMesDen1 primary haplotype, whole genome shotgun sequence genomic stretch:
- the SLC22A31 gene encoding LOW QUALITY PROTEIN: putative solute carrier family 22 member 31 (The sequence of the model RefSeq protein was modified relative to this genomic sequence to represent the inferred CDS: inserted 1 base in 1 codon; deleted 2 bases in 2 codons), giving the protein MGAEIRASEVRPGEETWVDWVYLSCHRCRETQDRSPAATSAHPEQGDDNPHTLRKELTGIHTKNSPVKNKRDLPCSWDGRPSNVTVSAKQKGSVFRAKLTGGPARDKAPSRLRERQPGVRGGDRGAASRPPSCSDAARNSRAPKRPGGRAPRPRSVLGRLADHAPASTAPPSRHRPSPAPPLSGPRPGPAPPASRAQTPPLWGLALSGPAPQVPSRSGPAPPASGVQSLGVELEAGLVRAAGGFGRSRCLLAAASWLPCVALGLALGSELLLTALPANPCGPDLALAPGPCLPLSYHEPAPRVRPNGTRSCTRGWRYALPAAGLLRSPVTRWNLACEDGWKVPXEQVDYLLGWLLGCVLLGPGCDRFGRRAVFVGSLVLATGLGTSKALATGFPALLVLRLLRGGGLAGASLALCVAHEYRAERPGNGTPAAVLGVSSPVPRVSLLAAGHRAAGPSQEDLVALCGSQRCGPQRQFGGGTLPRYGAGRAVCREPPAPAPLGPGTPAYPRRLEKWTHPGLQLIGGGIRASFLRNLATRDPAFCWPYFLEASLEAAAAIFQLLTADLWGRRPVLLLGTLVLGLAPLLLLAGAQYLPGWTVLSVSVPGLLASQAASALSSLFSAEVFLTVSRGAGLGLVLGAGFLGQAATPLTDTRGRHGFFLQHVVFTFFAVLALLCVLLLPESCGHALPQSLQDADGPRQDHLPLLPASLPRAGTQLVQEG; this is encoded by the exons tgaaaaacaaacgcGACTTACCTTGTTCCTGGGATGGAAGACCCTCCAACGTGACGGTGTCGGCCAAGCAGAAGGGCAGCGTATTCCGAGCCAAGCTCACAGGAGGACCAGCGCGGGATAAA GCCCCGAGCCGCCTGAGGGAGCGTCAGCCCGGGGTCCGCGGGGGCGACCGAGGCGCTGCCTCCCGACCTCCTTCCTGCTCCGACGCCGCTCGGAACTCGCGCGCTCCAAAGCGCCCCGGAGGCCGCGCCCCCAGGCCACGCTCCGTGCTAGGACGTCTCGCTGACCACGCCCCCGCGTCCAC GGCTCCGCCCAGCCGACACCGCCCCTCTCCGGCCCCGCCTCTCTCCGGGCCCCGGCCGGGCCCCGCTCCGCCGGCCTCCAGAGCACAGACACCGCCCCTATGGGGCCTCGCTCTCTCAGGCCCCGCCCCGCAGGTACCGTCCCGCTCAGGCCCCGCCCCGCCGGCATCCGGAGTGCAGAGCCTTGGGGTGGAGCTGGAGGCGGGCTTGGTGCGCGCGGCGGGCGGCTTCGGCCGGTCCCGGTGCCTGCTGGCCGCCGCCTCGTGGCTGCCGTGCGTGGCGCTGGGGTTGGCGCTGGGCTCGGAGCTGCTGCTCACCGCGCTGCCCGCGAACCCCTGCGGGCCGGACCTCGCGCTCGCCCCCGGCCCCTGCCTGCCGCTGAGCTACCACGAGCCCGCGCCCCGCGTCCGCCCCAACGGCACGCGGTCCTGCACGCGCGGCTGGCGCTACGCGCTGCCCGCCGCCGGCCTGCTGCGCAGCCCGGTCACCCGG TGGAACCTCGCGTGTGAGGACGGCTGGAAGGTGC CGGAGCAGGTGGACTACCTCCTGGGCTGGTTGCTGGGCTGTGTCCTCCTGGGCCCAGGCTGTGACCG GTTTGGCCGCCGGGCTGTGTTTGTGGGCTCCCTGGTGCTGGCCACGGGCCTGGGGACCAGCAAGGCCCTGGCCACTGGCTTTCCCGCCCTGCTGGTTTTGCGGCTGCTTCGTGGGGGGGGCCTC GCAGGGGCCTCCCTCGCCCTCTGTGTGGCTCATGAGTACC GGGCTGAGCGCCCTGGCAACGGGACTCCTGCTGCTGTTTTGGGG GTTTCCAGCCCTGTTCCCCGAGTCTCCCTGCTGGCTGCTGGCCACAGGGCAGCCGGCCCGAGCCAGGAAGATCTTGTGGCGCTTTGCGGAAGCCAGCGGTGTGGACCCCAAAGACAGTTCGGAGGAGGAACGCTCCCTCGCTACG GAGCTGGACGTGCTGTGTGCAGGGAGCCCCCAGCCCCGGCACCACTCGGTCCTGGTACTCCGGCATACCCGCGTCGCCTGGAGAAATGGACTCATCCTGGGCTTCA GCTGATCGGCGGGGGTATCAGAGCCAGCTTCCTGCGCAACCTGGCCACACGTGACCCCGCCTTCTGTTGGCCCTACTTCCTGGAGGCCAGCCTGGAGGCAGCGGCCGCCATCTTCCAGCTCCTGACAGCAGACCTCTGGGGGCGCCGCCCAGTCCTGCTGCTGGGCACCTTGGTCCTGGGCCTGGCACCCCTGCTGCTCCTTGCAGGGGCCCAGT ACCTGCCTGGCTGGACGGTGCTGTCCGTCTCTGTCCCGGGGCTCCTGGCCTCCCAGGCAGCGTCCGCCCTCAGCAGCCTCTTTTCAGCCGAGGTCTTCCTCACGGTGAGCAG GGGTGccgggctgggcctggtgctgggagcTGGGTTCCTGGGCCAGGCGGCCACCCCGCTCACCGACACGCGTGGCCGGCACGGCTTCTTCCTGCAACATGTGGTCTTCACGTTCTTTGCCGTCCTCGCCCTGCTTTGCGTCCTGCTGCTGCCCGAGAGCTGTGGCCACGCGCTGCCCCAGTCGCTGCAGGACGCCGACGGCCCCCGCCAGGACCACCTG CCCCTGctgccagcctccctccccagggCCGGGACACAGCTGGTGCAGGAGGGGTGA
- the CDH15 gene encoding cadherin-15, whose amino-acid sequence MDAALLLALGLLAQSLCLSVGVPGLRRPRTLYPWRRVPAPGRVRRAWVIPPISVSENHKRLPFPLVQIKSDKQQLGSIIYSIQGPGVDEEPRGVFSIDKFTGKVSLNAMLDREKTDRFRLRAFALDLGGSTLEEPTDLEIVVVDQNDNRPVFMQEVFTGQVLEGALPGTYVTRAEATDADDPETDNAALRYSILEQGGPQLFSIDPYTGEIRTVQVGLDREVVAVYNLTLQVADMSGDGLTATASAIITLEDVNDNAPEFTRAQFFLEATEAVSGVDVGRLEVEDRDLPGSPNWVARFTILEGDPDGQFAIRTDPRTNEGVLSAVKPLDYESRERYDLTVAVQNEAPLQAAAPRAERGQARVSVQVRDVNEAPVFQENPLRTSLAEGAAPGTPVATFSARDPDTQQPQRLSYSKDYDPEDWLQVDGATGRVQTQRVLSPASPFLKDGWYRAIILARDDASPPSTATGTLSIEILEVNDHAPELSPPWGSLCSTPEQGSGLLLGATDEDLPPHGAPFHFQLSPRLPELAQNWSLSQVNVSHARLRPRLQVPEGLHRLSLLLQDSGQPPQQREQPLNVTVCRCGLDGTCLPGAAALRAGGAGISLGALVIVLASVILLLLLALLVALLVRCRQQSCDKRLLHGLQDDLRDNILNYDEQGGGEEDQDAYDMDQLRHPAELAALGTPLGRPSLRRDAPFSRSHPQAPRVLPTSPSDIADFINEGLEAVDSDPTVPPYDTALIYDYEGDGSVAGTLSSILSSLDSEDQDYSCLWDWGPRFARLADLYGPP is encoded by the exons ATGGACGCCGCGCTCCTCCTCGCCCTCGGGCTGCTGGCCCAG AGCCTGTGCCTGTCAGTGGGGGTCCCCGGGCTGAGGAGGCCCCGCACCCTGTACCCCTGGCGCCGGGTGCCGGCACCGGGCCGCGTGCGGAGGGCCTGGgtcatcccgcccatcagcgtgTCCGAGAACCACAAGCGCCTGCCATTCCCCCTGGTACAG ATCAAGTCGGACAAGCAGCAGCTGGGCAGCATCATCTACAGCATCCAGGGGCCCGGCGTGGACGAGGAGCCCCGGGGGGTCTTCTCCATAGACAAGTTCACAGGGAAGGTGTCCCTGAATGCCATGCTGGACCGAGAGAAGACAGACCGCTTCAGG ctcagggcctttgctctggACCTGGGGGGGTCCACCCTGGAGGAGCCCACGGACCTGGAGATCGTGGTTGTGGACCAGAACGACAACCGGCCTGTCTTCATGCAGGAGGTGTTCACTGGCCAGGTGCTGGAGGGCGCCCTCCCAG GCACCTACGTGACCAGGGCTGAGGCCACGGATGCGGACGACCCAGAGACGGACAACGCGGCCCTGCGATACTCCATTCTGGAGCAGGGCGGCCCCCAGCTCTTCAGCATCGACCCGTACACAGGGGAGATCCGCACGGTGCAAGTGGGCCTGGACCGCGAG GTGGTCGCCGTGTACAATCTGACCTTGCAGGTGGCGGACATGTCTGGAGACGGCCTCACCGCCACTGCCTCGGCCATCATCACGCTGGAGGACGTCAATGACAACGCCCCCGAGTTCACCAGGGCTCAG TTCTTCCTGGAGGCCACAGAGGCCGTCAGTGGAGTGGACGTGGGGCGGCTTGAGGTAGAGGACCGGGACCTGCCCGGCTCCCCCAACTGGGTGGCCAGGTTCACCATCCTGGAGGGCGACCCTGACGGGCAGTTCGCCATCCGCACCGACCCCAGGACCAACGAGGGCGTGCTGTCTGCGGTGAAG CCCCTGGACTATGAGAGTCGGGAGCGCTATGACCTCACGGTGGCGGTGCAGAACGAGGCTCCCCTGCAGGCGGCTGCCCCCAGGGCTGAGCGGGGCCAGGCCAGGGTCAGCGTGCAGGTGCGGGACGTCAACGAGGCACCCGTGTTCCAGGAGAACCCGCTGCGGACCAGCCTGGCCGAGGGGGCGGCCCCAGGAACCCCCGTGGCCACCTTCTCTGCCCGAGACCCTGACACACAGCAGCCGCAGAGGCTCAG CTACTCCAAGGACTATGACCCTGAAGACTGGCTGCAAGTGGACGGGGCCACCGGCCGGGTCCAGACCCAGCGCGTGCTCAGCCCTGCATCTCCCTTCCTCAAGGACGGCTGGTACAGGGCCATCATCCTGGCCCGAGATGATG CCTCCCCACCCAGCACAGCCACAGGGACCCTGTCCATTGAGATCCTGGAGGTCAATGACCACGCCCCTGAACTGTCCCCACCGTGGGGCAGCCTGTGCAGCACGCCAGAGCAGGGCTCCGGCCTCCTCTTGGGGGCCACGGATGAGGACCTGCCCCCCCACGGGGCCCCCTTCCACttccagctgagccccaggctcccAGAGCTGGCCCAGAACTGGAGCCTCAGCCAGGTTAACG TGAGCCACGCGCGCCTGCGGCCCAGGCTCCAGGTCCCGGAGGGGCTGCACCGCCTTAGCCTGCTGCTCCAGGACTCCGGACAGCCGCCCCAGCAGCGCGAGCAGCCCCTGAACGTGACCGTGTGCCGCTGCGGCCTGGACGGCACCTGCCTGCCGGGGGCTGCTGCGCTGCGGGCGGGCGGCGCAGGCATCAGCCTGGGCGCCCTGGTCATCGTACTGGCCAGTGTCATCCTGCTGCTCT tgcTCGCCCTGTTGGTGGCCCTCCTGGTGCGGTGCCGGCAGCAGTCGTGTGACAAGAGGCTTCTGCACGGGCTGCAGGACGACCTTCGGGACAACATCCTCAACTACGATgagcaggggggtggggaggaggaccaG GATGCCTACGACATGGACCAGCTGCGCCACCCGGCAGAGCTGGCGGCCCTGGGCACCCCCCTGGGACGGCCTTCTCTGCGCAGAGACGCCCCGTTCAGCCGATCGCACCCCCAGGCCCCCCGTGTGCTGCCCACCAGCCCCTCTGACATCGCTGACTTCATCAACGAG GGCTTAGAGGCTGTGGACAGTGACCCCACCGTCCCGCCCTACGACACGGCTCTCATCTATGACTACGAGGGGGACGGTTCCGTGGCGGGGACACTGAGCTCCATCCTGTCCAGCCTGGATAGTGAGGACCAGGACTACAGCTGCCTCTGGGACTGGGGGCCCCGCTTTGCCCGGCTGGCCGACTTGTACGGGCCCCCGTGA